One window of the Nitrospiraceae bacterium genome contains the following:
- a CDS encoding P-II family nitrogen regulator, producing the protein MSTNMTYLTDVAMITCVVQSGDADMIVKAARDAGARGVLVHQSRGVGIRERLGILGIAVDASKDVISVLVSSEQTDIVASNIFKAGQLDTPARGFLYITPLEKVATYIPEAVKEQLRKKSPVQERS; encoded by the coding sequence ATGAGTACGAACATGACCTATCTCACGGACGTCGCCATGATTACATGCGTGGTGCAATCAGGGGATGCCGACATGATTGTCAAAGCCGCGCGGGATGCGGGGGCAAGGGGAGTATTGGTCCACCAGAGCAGAGGAGTCGGTATTCGCGAACGATTGGGAATACTGGGGATTGCCGTGGATGCCTCAAAGGATGTCATCAGTGTCCTGGTCTCTTCCGAACAAACCGATATCGTGGCCAGCAACATTTTTAAGGCCGGCCAGCTTGATACTCCAGCCAGAGGTTTCTTATACATCACGCCCCTGGAAAAGGTCGCAACCTATATTCCAGAGGCGGTGAAGGAGCAATTGCGAAAAAAAAGTCCGGTGCAGGAAAGATCATGA
- a CDS encoding phosphoketolase family protein gives MANPLSKKELDLIDAYWRAANYLSVGQIYLYDNPLLKKALTKEHIKPRLLGHWGTTPGLNFLYAHLNRMIKSHDLNMIYITGPGHGGPGLVANAYLEGTYSEVYPNIPQDEDGLKRLFKQFSFPGGIPSHVAPETPGSIHEGGELGYAVSHAYGAAFDNPDLIVACVVGDGEAETGPLATSWHSNKFLNPVTDGVVLPILHLNGYKIANPCVLARISHEELDHLFRGYGYTPYFVEGNDPAKMHQLMAETLDIVVKEIQSIKADARKNGFKKRPLWPMIVFRTPKGWTCPKEIDGKRTEDYWRSHQVPMGEMHENPAHVRLLEKWMKSYKPEELFDKDGRLKPELADLPPKGERRMSANPHANGGLLLKNLRMPEFRDYAVKVTKPGSTMAESTRVMGKFLSDVMKRNMESKNFRLFSPDENNSNRWQDAMDVTNRAWVATTYPYDDHLAPDGRVMEMLSEHQCQGWLEGYLLTGRHGFFSCYEAFIHIIDSMFNQHAKWLKVCNHIPWRRSIASLNYLLSSHVWRQDHNGFSHQDPGFIDHVVNKKAEVVRVYLPPDANSLLYVTDQCLRSRNFINVIVAGKQPAPQWLTMDQAIKHCTAGIGIWDWASNDKGGEPDVVMACCGDVPTLETLAAVDLFRQHVPELKIRVVNVVDLMTLQPASEHPHGLNDKDFDVLFTTDKPIIFAFHGYPWLIHRLTYRRTNHKNLHVRGYKEEGTTTTPFDMCVLNDLDRFHLVSDVIDRVPQLGASAAYAKQAIRDKLIEHKQYIYQHGEDMPELSGWQWGQRGTTARRKGSTESDNV, from the coding sequence ATGGCAAATCCGTTATCCAAAAAAGAACTGGACCTGATCGACGCATACTGGCGTGCGGCGAATTATCTGTCCGTCGGACAGATCTACTTGTACGACAACCCGTTATTGAAGAAGGCGCTTACCAAAGAACACATCAAACCGCGCCTCCTCGGCCACTGGGGGACAACGCCGGGATTGAATTTTCTCTACGCCCATTTGAATAGGATGATCAAATCGCACGACTTGAACATGATTTACATTACCGGTCCCGGACACGGGGGACCGGGCCTGGTTGCCAACGCCTACCTTGAGGGAACGTACAGTGAGGTCTACCCAAACATTCCACAAGATGAGGACGGGTTAAAACGCCTCTTCAAGCAGTTTTCGTTTCCTGGGGGAATTCCCAGCCACGTGGCCCCGGAAACTCCGGGTTCCATCCATGAGGGGGGAGAACTTGGCTATGCGGTCTCACACGCCTACGGAGCGGCGTTTGATAATCCCGACCTGATCGTGGCCTGTGTGGTGGGGGACGGTGAAGCGGAAACCGGGCCCTTGGCCACCAGCTGGCACTCCAATAAATTTCTCAACCCGGTCACGGACGGGGTCGTCCTTCCCATCCTCCACTTGAACGGGTACAAGATCGCTAACCCCTGCGTGCTGGCGAGAATCAGTCACGAAGAACTGGATCATTTGTTCCGGGGGTACGGATACACGCCTTACTTCGTCGAGGGGAACGATCCCGCGAAAATGCATCAGTTGATGGCCGAAACGCTTGACATAGTGGTCAAGGAGATTCAAAGCATTAAGGCGGACGCCCGTAAAAACGGATTCAAGAAACGTCCACTCTGGCCCATGATTGTGTTCAGGACTCCCAAGGGATGGACCTGCCCCAAGGAAATCGACGGGAAGCGGACGGAAGACTATTGGCGGTCGCACCAGGTGCCCATGGGAGAAATGCATGAAAATCCGGCGCATGTCCGCCTCCTCGAAAAATGGATGAAAAGCTATAAGCCCGAGGAGTTATTCGACAAAGACGGCCGCTTGAAGCCCGAGTTGGCTGACCTTCCCCCGAAGGGTGAACGCCGTATGAGCGCCAATCCCCATGCCAACGGCGGCCTCCTGCTGAAAAATTTACGAATGCCCGAATTCCGCGACTATGCCGTCAAAGTGACGAAACCAGGCTCAACCATGGCGGAATCCACCAGAGTGATGGGCAAGTTTCTCAGCGACGTGATGAAACGAAACATGGAGAGCAAAAATTTTCGCCTGTTCAGCCCGGACGAAAACAATTCGAACCGGTGGCAGGATGCCATGGACGTCACCAACCGGGCTTGGGTCGCAACCACCTATCCCTACGACGATCATCTGGCCCCTGATGGCCGGGTGATGGAAATGCTCAGCGAACATCAATGTCAAGGCTGGCTGGAAGGGTATCTGCTGACGGGACGGCATGGATTTTTTTCCTGCTACGAAGCGTTCATTCATATCATCGATTCCATGTTCAACCAACATGCCAAGTGGCTGAAGGTGTGCAATCACATTCCCTGGCGCCGGTCCATCGCTTCCCTCAACTACTTGCTCTCTTCCCACGTGTGGCGGCAAGACCATAACGGCTTCAGCCATCAAGATCCCGGCTTCATCGACCACGTGGTCAATAAGAAGGCGGAGGTCGTGCGGGTCTATCTGCCCCCTGACGCCAACAGCCTCCTCTACGTAACCGACCAATGTCTGCGGAGCAGAAATTTCATCAACGTCATCGTGGCGGGGAAGCAACCCGCTCCCCAGTGGTTGACCATGGACCAGGCCATCAAGCATTGCACGGCGGGCATCGGTATCTGGGACTGGGCCAGCAATGATAAAGGGGGCGAGCCCGACGTCGTGATGGCTTGCTGCGGCGACGTTCCCACGCTCGAAACCCTGGCCGCGGTTGATCTGTTCCGGCAGCACGTTCCCGAACTGAAAATCCGGGTCGTGAACGTCGTGGATCTCATGACCCTTCAGCCGGCGAGCGAACACCCCCATGGTCTGAACGACAAGGATTTTGACGTCCTCTTCACCACCGACAAACCGATCATTTTCGCGTTTCACGGCTATCCGTGGCTCATTCACCGGCTGACCTACCGCCGGACCAATCACAAAAATCTTCATGTCCGGGGATACAAAGAAGAAGGCACCACCACCACACCGTTCGACATGTGCGTGTTGAACGACCTGGATCGTTTCCACCTGGTCAGCGACGTAATCGACCGGGTTCCACAACTGGGGGCCAGTGCGGCCTACGCCAAACAGGCCATCCGCGACAAACTCATCGAGCACAAACAGTACATTTACCAACACGGAGAGGATATGCCTGAGCTCAGCGGCTGGCAGTGGGGTCAGCGTGGAACAACGGCGCGAAGGAAAGGTTCCACCGAATCTGACAACGTGTGA
- a CDS encoding histidine phosphatase family protein, whose amino-acid sequence MLKQPQEIYVIRHGETEWSLSGQHTGTTDLPLTENGRILARLLKPVFAKHTFDLVLTSPLQRARETCLLAGLGEKAEVDTNLLEWNYGEYEGLTPKQIHDKRPGWMIFTDGCPGGETPEEVGARADRAIARARTAKGHVALFAHGHIFRVLVARWLGLPATAGRHFLLHTGTLNVLSYYRDIPALKIWNAPLISPE is encoded by the coding sequence ATGTTAAAACAACCGCAGGAAATCTACGTTATACGTCACGGTGAGACGGAATGGAGCCTTAGCGGCCAACACACGGGTACCACCGATTTGCCACTTACCGAAAATGGTCGAATTCTGGCCAGGCTTCTCAAACCCGTGTTTGCCAAGCATACATTTGACCTGGTTCTTACCAGTCCCCTACAGCGAGCCCGTGAAACGTGTCTATTGGCAGGATTGGGTGAGAAGGCCGAAGTGGATACTAATCTGCTGGAGTGGAATTATGGAGAATATGAAGGTCTCACGCCCAAGCAGATTCACGACAAGAGACCCGGTTGGATGATTTTTACCGATGGTTGTCCTGGTGGAGAAACACCTGAAGAGGTCGGAGCTCGGGCGGATCGTGCTATTGCCAGGGCTAGAACCGCAAAGGGTCATGTCGCACTTTTTGCGCATGGTCATATTTTTCGAGTGCTGGTCGCGCGATGGCTTGGCCTTCCGGCCACTGCCGGCCGGCATTTTCTTCTTCATACCGGCACATTGAATGTTCTGAGTTATTATCGGGATATTCCTGCCCTGAAGATATGGAATGCTCCGCTTATTTCCCCCGAATAA
- a CDS encoding acetate kinase translates to MRILVLNSGSSSVKFRVLDLVPEGSASGIRPDGTSIRGTVKDIGGPANLELETEGTPPKKMTRQIADHHQAICWLFEQLDQHDCGSRNAGSLTGVQAVGHRVVHGGERFLEPVMITDTVMSEIDALGALAPLHNPGCLEGIRGARDVLGPKVPMVAVFDTAFHHTMPPHAKVYALPHQLADRHHIRRYGFHGIAHASLFEKYIEATGRPSGTSRLITLQLGNGCSIAAIEGGKSIETSMGFTPLEGLVMGTRSGDLDPSIVNYLCQKEKVDSSEVDRWLNEQSGLLGLSGRTNDMRELLEAADRENHEPSQMAIEVFCYRVKKYIGAYLAVLGGADALMFGGGIGEAAPAIRARICAGMEWCGLRLDPAHNSAATSLRPGEVARISQDGQPLEVYVGAADEETWIARETMRCLQATI, encoded by the coding sequence ATGCGGATTTTAGTCTTAAACAGCGGGAGTTCCTCGGTAAAGTTTCGGGTACTCGATTTGGTCCCTGAAGGATCGGCTTCCGGAATTCGACCAGATGGGACCTCTATCAGGGGCACGGTGAAAGACATCGGGGGCCCAGCGAACTTGGAACTGGAGACGGAAGGAACACCGCCCAAGAAAATGACCAGGCAGATCGCCGATCACCACCAGGCTATCTGCTGGCTGTTTGAGCAACTCGACCAACATGACTGCGGGAGCAGGAATGCCGGCTCGCTTACCGGAGTCCAGGCTGTCGGCCACCGGGTTGTCCATGGCGGAGAACGATTTTTGGAACCGGTCATGATTACGGATACGGTGATGAGCGAGATCGATGCGCTCGGGGCATTGGCTCCCCTGCACAACCCCGGCTGTTTGGAAGGGATTCGTGGAGCGAGGGACGTGCTGGGTCCCAAAGTGCCGATGGTGGCGGTGTTCGATACGGCTTTTCATCATACGATGCCTCCTCATGCAAAAGTGTACGCGCTTCCCCATCAGTTGGCCGATCGGCATCACATTCGCCGGTACGGGTTCCACGGAATCGCCCATGCCTCTCTCTTCGAGAAGTATATAGAAGCAACCGGGAGGCCTTCCGGCACATCCCGGCTGATCACCCTACAACTCGGTAACGGATGTTCCATTGCCGCCATTGAGGGGGGGAAATCTATAGAGACGTCGATGGGATTCACGCCTCTGGAAGGTCTGGTGATGGGAACCAGGTCCGGAGATCTCGACCCCTCCATTGTGAACTATCTCTGTCAAAAAGAAAAAGTCGATTCTTCGGAGGTGGACCGGTGGTTGAATGAACAGTCCGGGTTACTGGGACTGTCCGGCAGGACGAACGATATGAGGGAATTACTGGAAGCGGCCGACCGCGAAAACCATGAACCATCGCAAATGGCCATTGAGGTGTTTTGCTACCGGGTCAAAAAATACATCGGGGCTTATCTTGCGGTTCTGGGCGGTGCGGACGCCCTCATGTTCGGTGGTGGAATCGGCGAGGCCGCTCCCGCTATCCGGGCCAGGATTTGCGCGGGAATGGAATGGTGCGGATTGCGGTTGGACCCAGCCCACAATAGTGCTGCCACAAGCCTTCGACCGGGAGAGGTGGCCCGGATCAGTCAGGATGGACAACCCTTAGAGGTGTATGTGGGGGCAGCCGATGAGGAAACCTGGATTGCACGGGAAACCATGCGCTGTCTCCAGGCAACCATATAA
- a CDS encoding glycoside hydrolase family 65 protein: protein MIHHERVKPPPHIYPPDEWNLIEKEFYPPFMEMTETIFAIGNGYLGMRGCGEEGVPVVQNGTFVNGFYESWPIIYGEEAFGFARTGQTIVNVTDSKKIKLYVDDEPLYLPNANLLNYDRRLNMKSATLDREVLWETPSGKQVLIKSRRLVSFPHRHLAAMSYEVTVLNAEAPIVLSSEMLYLHDHQKGNGDPRLAKAFLDRTLHPRKQIAKDRRVVLCHSTKNSNMTLACGMEHDLVTDCAYTIQDKCYEDFGALVFSIEAKPGVPVRLFKYMTYHTTHTASPEGLCARAERTLDRAFGQGFARILADQEQYMADFWSRSDIQVSNLDPTRTKRSNIEIQQAIRFNLFHVLQASGRADTTGVAAKGLTGQAYEGQYFWDTEIYLLPFLTYTSPRIAKNILMFRYRMLDQARARARDLNQKGAMFPWRTINGEEASAYYAAGTAQYHINADIMHALKKYVQATGDEDFLNEYGAEMLIETARLWSDLGFFSEEKEGKFCIHGVTGPDEYNTVVNNNTYTNLMAQENLQYAASVVETLQEQNPKVFAALVSKTGITMEEVKEWRIAAESMYIPYDEKQLIHPQDDAFLEKEVWDLQKTPSENFPLLLFYHPLVIYRYQVIKQADIVLAMFLFGQAFSPEQKKRNFDYYDPLTTGDSSLSSCIQSIVASEIGYPDLATEYARAALLMDLADIGGNVKDGCHIASMGGTWMVMVYGLAGMRDFDGILTFKPRRLPAQPARIRFPLTYRGQIFDIDMGPEGAKYSLREGKGFMIRHEEEEIHLSPEAPVAIRPIVTWSSC from the coding sequence ATGATTCATCACGAACGCGTGAAGCCTCCCCCTCATATTTATCCTCCCGACGAATGGAATCTGATCGAGAAAGAATTTTATCCTCCGTTCATGGAAATGACCGAAACGATCTTTGCCATAGGAAACGGTTATCTCGGTATGCGAGGGTGTGGGGAAGAAGGGGTGCCGGTCGTGCAAAACGGCACCTTTGTCAATGGATTCTACGAATCCTGGCCCATCATCTACGGCGAAGAGGCCTTTGGTTTTGCCAGAACCGGTCAGACTATCGTCAATGTCACGGACAGTAAAAAAATTAAGCTCTACGTCGACGACGAGCCCCTGTATCTGCCTAACGCCAATCTCTTGAACTACGACCGGCGCCTGAACATGAAATCGGCCACATTGGACCGGGAGGTGCTGTGGGAAACGCCCTCAGGGAAACAGGTCCTCATCAAATCCAGACGACTGGTGTCGTTTCCCCATCGGCACCTGGCGGCTATGTCGTATGAAGTCACGGTGTTGAACGCAGAGGCCCCGATCGTGCTCTCCTCTGAAATGCTCTACCTCCATGACCATCAGAAGGGAAACGGTGACCCCCGACTGGCGAAAGCGTTTCTCGACCGTACGTTACATCCCAGAAAGCAGATTGCCAAAGATCGCCGTGTGGTGCTGTGTCACAGCACCAAGAACAGCAACATGACTCTGGCTTGCGGCATGGAGCACGATCTGGTGACCGATTGTGCCTACACCATTCAGGACAAGTGTTACGAGGACTTCGGGGCCCTGGTCTTCTCCATTGAAGCCAAGCCGGGTGTTCCCGTTCGCCTGTTCAAGTATATGACCTATCACACGACGCACACCGCATCTCCGGAAGGGCTTTGTGCAAGAGCCGAACGGACCTTGGATCGAGCATTCGGCCAGGGATTCGCTCGCATTCTGGCCGACCAGGAACAATATATGGCTGATTTTTGGTCGAGGAGCGACATCCAGGTCAGCAATCTGGATCCCACACGGACCAAACGCTCCAACATCGAAATCCAGCAGGCCATACGGTTCAATCTGTTTCATGTCCTTCAGGCTTCTGGCCGGGCAGATACGACAGGCGTAGCCGCCAAAGGCCTGACCGGCCAGGCTTACGAGGGCCAATATTTTTGGGATACGGAAATTTATCTGCTTCCGTTTTTGACCTACACCTCTCCACGCATCGCCAAAAATATTCTGATGTTCCGTTATCGCATGTTGGACCAGGCCAGGGCACGGGCCCGTGATTTGAATCAAAAAGGGGCCATGTTTCCATGGAGAACTATCAACGGAGAAGAAGCGTCCGCTTACTATGCGGCGGGGACGGCCCAGTACCACATCAATGCCGACATCATGCATGCCCTGAAAAAATACGTCCAGGCCACCGGCGATGAAGACTTTTTGAATGAATACGGGGCGGAAATGCTGATCGAGACGGCCCGTTTATGGAGCGATCTGGGATTTTTTTCGGAAGAGAAAGAAGGAAAATTCTGCATTCATGGAGTCACGGGACCTGACGAATACAACACGGTCGTCAACAACAATACCTATACGAATCTCATGGCGCAGGAGAACCTCCAGTATGCCGCATCCGTGGTCGAGACGCTGCAGGAACAGAACCCTAAGGTATTCGCCGCTCTGGTCAGCAAAACCGGAATTACAATGGAGGAAGTAAAGGAATGGCGGATAGCGGCGGAAAGCATGTACATCCCCTATGACGAGAAACAGCTCATTCACCCGCAGGATGACGCCTTCCTCGAAAAAGAAGTATGGGATCTTCAAAAAACTCCTTCGGAGAATTTTCCTCTTCTCCTGTTCTACCATCCCTTGGTCATTTATCGGTATCAGGTCATTAAACAAGCGGACATTGTCTTAGCCATGTTTCTGTTCGGGCAGGCATTCTCCCCGGAGCAAAAGAAACGCAACTTCGACTATTACGATCCCCTGACCACCGGCGATTCCTCACTCTCATCCTGTATTCAGAGTATTGTGGCCTCCGAAATCGGATACCCGGATTTGGCTACCGAATATGCACGGGCGGCCTTGCTCATGGACCTGGCAGATATAGGAGGAAATGTCAAAGACGGATGTCACATCGCCTCCATGGGCGGCACCTGGATGGTCATGGTCTATGGCCTGGCGGGGATGCGGGACTTCGACGGCATCCTGACGTTCAAGCCTCGACGCCTCCCTGCCCAGCCGGCAAGGATCCGCTTTCCGTTGACGTACCGCGGTCAAATCTTTGATATCGATATGGGGCCCGAAGGCGCGAAATATTCGTTGCGCGAAGGCAAGGGTTTCATGATCCGCCATGAGGAGGAAGAGATCCACCTTTCGCCCGAGGCTCCCGTTGCCATTCGACCGATCGTGACCTGGTCATCATGTTGA
- a CDS encoding beta-phosphoglucomutase family hydrolase, whose translation MSQAHSHQNTVIWNQFDAVLFDLDGVLTATAKVHASCWKKMFDEYLQKRTTRLGVPFHPFEVGTDYRLYVDGKPRFDGVRDFLRSRNIELPEGAPDDPPQMETVCGLGNRKNEMINAVIESEGVEVYGGSVALVRHILEKGIKVAIVTSSQNCDTVLKAAGISDYFKVRVDGNIIHDQHLAGKPAPDAFLAAAQTLGVNPKRAVVVEDAISGVQAGRNGGFGLVIGVARKGDAEELMEHGADVVVKDLGELVL comes from the coding sequence ATGAGCCAAGCCCATTCCCATCAAAATACCGTCATATGGAATCAATTCGATGCCGTTTTGTTCGACCTCGACGGAGTACTCACCGCCACAGCCAAGGTCCACGCAAGCTGTTGGAAAAAAATGTTTGACGAGTATCTTCAAAAACGGACAACCCGGCTTGGCGTGCCGTTCCACCCCTTTGAGGTTGGCACGGATTACCGTCTCTACGTCGATGGCAAACCGCGATTTGATGGAGTCAGGGATTTTCTCCGGTCCCGCAACATTGAACTACCGGAAGGAGCTCCCGACGACCCGCCGCAAATGGAAACGGTCTGCGGACTGGGAAACCGTAAAAACGAAATGATTAACGCGGTTATTGAGTCTGAGGGAGTTGAAGTGTATGGGGGAAGCGTTGCCCTGGTTCGTCACATCCTCGAGAAAGGGATCAAAGTTGCCATTGTCACCTCGAGCCAGAATTGTGACACCGTTCTCAAGGCTGCCGGAATTTCTGATTACTTTAAGGTCAGAGTGGACGGAAACATCATCCATGATCAACATCTCGCAGGAAAACCGGCCCCGGACGCGTTTCTGGCCGCAGCCCAAACGTTAGGCGTAAACCCCAAACGCGCCGTGGTGGTGGAAGACGCGATTTCCGGGGTCCAAGCCGGCCGGAATGGAGGATTCGGACTGGTAATCGGAGTGGCTCGTAAAGGAGATGCCGAAGAACTCATGGAACATGGCGCAGACGTGGTTGTGAAGGATTTGGGAGAATTGGTCTTATAA
- a CDS encoding DUF1538 domain-containing protein, whose product MSDSYRFGDYQRALGHGYAEFSFNALNPKLEWDSHGHLIPYQPPRIDLTPKEIVKLLRPYVSVRFMEQVKSVIPLGLYLAMFQILILRQLVQDSWMIMSGLFAVIVGLMFFMEGLKLGLMPFGTIIGKRLPEKSPLPLVLVITLLLGIGVTFAEPAIGALKVAGQNVKVEKAAYLYALLNDWSEALVLVIGFSVGLAAVIGTLRFLYGWSLKPFIYGSLAPVLILTLYGASDPDLTNVLGLAWDAGAVTTGPVTVPLVLALGIGIATAAGKGDSGLSGFGIVTMASLFPVIGVLILAFFIASTVTPAEIIAAANHLSGTVQAVAPPWYEQSPGMEIVLGVRAILPLILFLFMVLRLILKDTLPNKGEIMYGIGLTIIGMCIFNLGLTYGLSQLGGDVGSLVPAAFMSLSGVPISPIYVYSVGLILSLTFAWGLGFGATVAEPALNALGTTAENLTNGVFKKKTLIMAVSLGVGIGIATGLAKLIFDLPLLWLILTGYLLAFVLTIFSSEAFVNVAWDSAGVTTGPITVPLVLAMGLGFGNATHAVEGFGILSMASIGPILTVLMTGLWADYQAKAQARAALDATTVSQLQEVQGIV is encoded by the coding sequence ATGTCGGATTCCTATCGATTCGGAGATTATCAACGTGCACTTGGGCATGGATACGCTGAATTCAGTTTCAATGCCCTGAATCCAAAGTTGGAATGGGATTCACACGGGCATTTGATACCCTACCAACCTCCCCGAATAGATCTGACGCCAAAGGAAATCGTCAAACTTCTACGCCCCTATGTCTCCGTTCGATTCATGGAACAGGTCAAATCGGTCATCCCACTGGGATTATACTTGGCGATGTTCCAGATCTTGATTTTGCGCCAACTGGTCCAGGACTCCTGGATGATCATGAGTGGCCTGTTTGCCGTCATTGTAGGACTGATGTTTTTCATGGAAGGTCTCAAACTGGGACTTATGCCCTTTGGCACCATCATCGGCAAGCGCTTGCCCGAAAAGTCACCCCTGCCATTGGTGTTAGTCATCACCCTTCTTCTTGGAATTGGTGTTACCTTTGCCGAGCCGGCTATCGGGGCATTGAAAGTCGCCGGACAGAATGTCAAGGTTGAAAAGGCCGCCTATTTATATGCCCTGTTGAATGACTGGTCTGAAGCCCTTGTGCTGGTGATCGGGTTCAGTGTGGGCTTAGCAGCCGTCATCGGCACCTTGCGGTTCTTGTATGGCTGGAGTCTCAAACCGTTTATCTACGGTTCACTGGCACCTGTTCTCATCTTGACGCTCTATGGAGCCTCTGATCCCGATCTGACCAACGTATTAGGATTGGCCTGGGATGCCGGCGCCGTGACTACAGGGCCGGTCACCGTACCCCTGGTGCTGGCATTGGGTATCGGCATTGCCACGGCAGCCGGGAAGGGAGATTCAGGATTATCCGGTTTTGGAATTGTAACCATGGCCTCCCTTTTCCCTGTCATTGGCGTACTTATCCTGGCTTTTTTCATTGCATCCACGGTGACACCCGCTGAAATTATTGCGGCCGCCAACCACTTGTCCGGAACTGTTCAAGCCGTGGCACCCCCCTGGTATGAACAAAGTCCCGGTATGGAAATTGTGTTGGGAGTCCGCGCAATCCTCCCACTGATCCTGTTTCTCTTCATGGTCCTCAGGCTCATACTCAAAGATACCCTTCCTAATAAGGGTGAGATTATGTACGGCATTGGCCTGACCATCATCGGGATGTGTATTTTTAACCTGGGACTGACCTACGGACTTTCACAGTTAGGTGGAGACGTGGGTAGCCTGGTTCCTGCGGCATTCATGTCTCTCTCCGGCGTGCCAATATCACCTATTTATGTCTATTCGGTAGGGTTGATTCTTTCACTGACCTTTGCCTGGGGACTTGGCTTTGGTGCCACCGTGGCCGAACCGGCCTTAAACGCGCTCGGCACAACGGCCGAAAATCTCACCAACGGGGTATTTAAGAAAAAAACGTTAATTATGGCCGTCTCACTTGGTGTTGGTATCGGGATTGCCACGGGTTTAGCCAAACTGATTTTTGATTTACCGTTACTCTGGTTGATCCTAACCGGGTATCTCTTGGCCTTTGTGCTCACTATTTTTTCCAGTGAAGCCTTCGTCAATGTGGCCTGGGATAGTGCCGGTGTGACCACCGGACCCATTACGGTCCCGCTGGTCTTAGCCATGGGATTGGGATTTGGGAATGCCACTCATGCCGTGGAGGGCTTTGGCATTCTTTCCATGGCGTCCATCGGCCCTATTCTGACGGTATTGATGACCGGCCTTTGGGCAGACTATCAGGCCAAGGCACAAGCTCGTGCGGCCCTTGATGCGACAACCGTCTCACAGTTACAGGAGGTTCAAGGGATTGTATGA
- a CDS encoding fructose-bisphosphate aldolase class I translates to MKNGSLEATAKALVAEGKGILAADETVGTITNRFESLKITSTEESRRTYREMLFTAPAVSEFISGVIMYDETIRQKDSKGTPLAEVCTRLGIIPGIKVDTGTKDLAGSPGEKVTEGLDGLRDRLSEYYRMGARFAKWRAVIRITDRLPTQACLSVNAHALGRYAALCQEQGLVPIVEPEVLMDGRHTIERCGEITGQMLHAVFNALYAQRVLLEGMLLKPNMVISGKDCAKQASVKEVAQATLQCLSRHVPPAVPGIVFLSGGQHDRLATAHLNAINTLDSPKPWKISFSYGRALQDPALEAWHGESKNLQAGQQALYHRAKCNGAANVGKYTEEMEGDPARITAPAHRAEWHDD, encoded by the coding sequence ATGAAGAACGGCAGTCTTGAAGCCACGGCGAAGGCTCTGGTGGCTGAAGGGAAAGGTATTCTTGCGGCCGATGAAACCGTCGGAACAATCACCAACCGGTTCGAGTCCCTGAAGATTACCTCGACCGAGGAAAGTCGCCGAACCTACCGGGAAATGCTGTTCACCGCTCCGGCAGTTTCGGAGTTTATCAGCGGCGTGATTATGTATGACGAAACTATCAGGCAGAAAGATTCAAAGGGAACCCCTCTGGCAGAAGTATGCACCAGACTGGGTATCATTCCAGGGATCAAGGTGGATACAGGGACGAAGGACCTTGCAGGCTCGCCCGGTGAAAAAGTGACGGAGGGATTGGACGGGCTTCGTGACAGATTGAGCGAGTATTACAGAATGGGCGCTCGATTCGCCAAATGGAGAGCCGTCATTCGAATTACCGACAGGCTACCGACTCAGGCTTGTCTGTCGGTCAATGCGCACGCGCTGGGACGCTATGCAGCCCTCTGTCAGGAGCAAGGGCTTGTTCCCATCGTCGAGCCCGAGGTGCTGATGGATGGTCGCCATACCATCGAACGTTGCGGAGAGATTACCGGTCAAATGCTCCACGCAGTGTTCAACGCCCTCTATGCTCAGAGGGTGTTGCTGGAGGGCATGCTTTTGAAACCTAATATGGTCATCTCAGGCAAAGACTGCGCCAAACAGGCTTCGGTAAAGGAGGTGGCTCAAGCCACGCTTCAATGTCTGTCCCGCCATGTACCGCCCGCTGTTCCCGGGATCGTTTTCTTGTCAGGTGGCCAACATGATCGCCTGGCTACCGCACATTTGAATGCCATCAATACACTTGATTCTCCCAAGCCCTGGAAAATTAGCTTTTCATACGGCCGCGCGTTACAGGATCCTGCACTGGAGGCCTGGCATGGGGAAAGCAAAAATTTACAGGCCGGTCAACAGGCTCTTTATCATAGAGCTAAATGTAACGGAGCGGCGAACGTCGGGAAATACACAGAAGAAATGGAAGGAGATCCGGCTCGGATAACTGCCCCGGCACACCGAGCAGAATGGCATGATGACTGA